The following proteins are encoded in a genomic region of Pelecanus crispus isolate bPelCri1 chromosome 26, bPelCri1.pri, whole genome shotgun sequence:
- the RHEBL1 gene encoding GTPase RhebL1, with the protein MPLVRHRKVLILGYRAVGKTSLAHQFVEGKFMECYEPTVESTYNKMVVVGKDEFQLQLVDTAGQDEYTILPHSFVIGIHGYVLVYSVTSLRSFQVVKSLHNKLYESRGKTRMPVVLVGNKADLSLQSREVRTDEGKKLAESWGAIFLESSAKESQVTQGIFTKIIEEIDRVDNSYGRSTGCRLM; encoded by the exons ATGCCGCTGGTTCGCCACCGCAAAGTGCTCATCCTCGGGTACCGCGCCGTGG gcaaAACCTCCCTGGCCCACCAGTTCGTGGAGGGGAAGTTCATGGAGTGCTACGAGCCCACAGTGGAGAGCA ccTACAAcaagatggtggtggtggggaaggacGAGTTCCAGCTCCAGCTGGTGGACACGGCCGGGCAG GACGAGTACACCATCCTGCCCCACTCCTTCGTCATCGGCATCCACGGCTACGTCCTGGTGTACTCAGTGACGTCCCTGCGGAG CTTCCAGGTGGTGAAGAGCCTTCACAACAAGCTGTACGAGAGCCGGGGGAAGACGCG CATGCCCGTGGTGCTGGTGGGGAACAAGGCGGACCTGTCCCTGCAGAG CCGGGAGGTGAGGACAGATGAAGGGAAGAAGCTGGCCGAGTCCTGGGGGGCCATTTTCCTCGAGTCCTCAGCCAAGGAGAGCCAG GTGACCCAGGGGATCTTCACCAAGATCATCGAGGAGATTGACCGGGTGGACAACTCCTACGGCAGATCGACCGGCTGCCGCCTGATGTga